The following proteins come from a genomic window of Frondihabitans peucedani:
- a CDS encoding VOC family protein: MPEFSGYAHVAVTVTDHGASLPFYEKVFETAPVGELVTDDFDRKIFPAGEGQVFGVTQYVEKREGRFDPLVAGLDHVSFAVPTAADVARLQNRLADAGIAGDLVEAAYGTVLNIKDPDGNQIEFFAAAKSAE; the protein is encoded by the coding sequence ATGCCCGAATTCAGTGGATACGCCCACGTCGCCGTCACCGTCACCGACCACGGAGCCAGCCTGCCCTTCTACGAGAAGGTGTTCGAGACGGCGCCGGTCGGCGAGCTCGTCACCGACGACTTCGACCGGAAGATCTTCCCGGCGGGCGAGGGCCAGGTCTTCGGCGTCACGCAGTACGTCGAGAAGCGCGAGGGCCGCTTCGACCCGCTCGTCGCCGGCCTCGACCACGTGAGCTTCGCCGTCCCGACGGCGGCCGACGTGGCGCGGCTGCAGAACCGCCTGGCCGACGCGGGCATCGCGGGCGACCTCGTCGAGGCCGCCTACGGCACCGTGCTGAACATCAAGGACCCGGACGGCAACCAGATCGAGTTCTTCGCCGCCGCCAAGAGCGCCGAGTAA
- a CDS encoding DEAD/DEAH box helicase, whose product MARPGQRQSGGTRTASRSNHRRVRDLDNDGIIPVLAKAVREVEAGAQRGPVKPSGRTKFQVVALLMREERARVKADKTISDADRAEQLKRLDGVATILAKAAARDTSLIALLAEEAVVSETAKSLKRDMLIAAGVQLSPDDLIITTEAPVSAPTTERQVVPQSVISRQLANPFLAPDFSLAEQREVHPVRLANWELFGPLFKSFEYGAGGVSACMDLPEPTTLRAPGGAEMMRHQAQVVEAAAEGHRTFLLADEPGLGKTAQSLLAAQAADAYPLLVVVPNVVKTNWAREVGLWTPNRTATVIHGDGDTIDGFADIVIVNYEVLDRHVGWLGDLGFRGMVVDEAHFIKNKESQRSRNVLQLSARIRARMAHPLLMALTGTPLINDIEDFRAIWQFLGWIDDKKPGPELMEALEETGLTPAEPGFFASARASVIDLGIVRRRKVDVAADIPARRIADLPVELDDEVGRSIREAERELAKKLVARYQTALATRTSGVRVEGIDHDLVRQVAKWELEDGDSQKTGENVFSMVRRIGQAKAGLAADYTAQLARNVGKVVFFAKHIDVMDTASETFEKRGIKYASIRGDQTPTVRQKNIDAFVNDPSVEIVVCSLTAAGVGLNLQVASNVVLAELSWTDAEQTQAIDRVHRIGQEEPVTAWRVIAAQTIDTKIAELIDSKAGLAARALDGSDAEITSSSDVQLGALVALLTDALAASPSARKAAPQRRR is encoded by the coding sequence TTGGCTCGACCAGGCCAGCGCCAGTCCGGCGGTACTCGAACCGCCTCCCGCTCGAATCACCGGCGCGTCCGCGACCTCGACAACGACGGCATCATCCCCGTCCTCGCGAAGGCCGTCCGCGAGGTCGAGGCCGGCGCTCAGCGCGGCCCCGTGAAGCCGTCGGGCCGCACGAAGTTCCAGGTCGTCGCGCTGCTCATGCGCGAGGAGCGCGCCCGCGTCAAGGCCGACAAGACCATCAGCGACGCCGACCGCGCCGAGCAGCTCAAGCGCCTCGACGGGGTCGCCACGATCCTGGCCAAGGCCGCCGCCCGCGACACGTCGCTGATCGCGCTCCTCGCGGAGGAGGCCGTCGTCTCTGAGACGGCGAAGTCGCTGAAGCGCGACATGCTGATCGCCGCGGGGGTCCAGCTCAGCCCCGACGACCTCATCATCACCACCGAGGCGCCCGTCTCGGCGCCGACCACCGAGCGGCAGGTGGTCCCGCAGTCGGTGATCTCCCGCCAGCTCGCGAACCCGTTCCTGGCCCCCGACTTCTCGCTGGCCGAGCAGCGCGAGGTCCACCCCGTCCGCCTGGCGAACTGGGAGCTCTTCGGCCCCCTGTTCAAGTCGTTCGAGTACGGCGCCGGCGGCGTCTCGGCGTGCATGGACCTCCCCGAGCCGACCACGCTCCGCGCCCCCGGCGGTGCCGAGATGATGCGCCACCAGGCGCAGGTGGTCGAGGCCGCGGCCGAAGGCCACCGGACGTTCCTGCTCGCCGACGAGCCCGGCCTCGGCAAGACAGCGCAGTCGCTGCTCGCGGCCCAGGCTGCCGACGCCTACCCGCTGCTCGTCGTCGTCCCCAACGTCGTCAAGACGAACTGGGCCCGCGAGGTCGGCCTCTGGACCCCGAACCGCACCGCCACGGTGATCCACGGCGACGGCGACACCATCGACGGGTTCGCCGACATCGTCATCGTCAACTACGAGGTCCTCGACCGGCACGTCGGCTGGCTGGGCGACCTCGGGTTCCGCGGCATGGTCGTCGACGAGGCGCACTTCATCAAGAACAAGGAGTCGCAGCGCTCGCGCAACGTGCTCCAGCTGTCGGCCCGCATCCGCGCGCGGATGGCGCACCCGCTCCTGATGGCGCTCACCGGCACCCCGCTCATCAACGACATCGAGGACTTCCGCGCCATCTGGCAGTTCCTCGGCTGGATCGACGACAAGAAGCCCGGCCCCGAGCTGATGGAGGCCCTCGAAGAGACCGGCCTCACCCCGGCCGAGCCCGGCTTCTTCGCCTCGGCCCGCGCCTCCGTCATCGACCTCGGCATCGTCCGCCGCCGCAAGGTCGACGTGGCCGCCGACATCCCGGCCCGCCGCATCGCCGACCTGCCCGTCGAGCTCGACGACGAGGTCGGCCGCTCCATCCGGGAGGCCGAGCGCGAGCTCGCCAAGAAGCTCGTGGCGCGCTACCAGACGGCTCTCGCCACCCGCACCTCCGGCGTGCGAGTCGAGGGCATCGACCACGACCTGGTGCGCCAGGTCGCCAAGTGGGAGCTCGAAGACGGCGACAGCCAGAAGACCGGCGAGAACGTGTTCTCGATGGTCCGCAGGATCGGCCAGGCCAAGGCCGGTCTCGCCGCCGACTACACCGCTCAGCTGGCCCGGAACGTCGGCAAGGTCGTGTTCTTCGCGAAGCACATCGACGTCATGGACACCGCGTCCGAGACGTTCGAGAAGCGCGGCATCAAGTACGCGTCCATCCGCGGCGACCAGACGCCGACCGTCCGGCAGAAGAACATCGACGCCTTCGTGAACGACCCCTCGGTCGAGATCGTCGTCTGCTCGCTGACCGCCGCCGGCGTCGGCCTGAACCTCCAGGTCGCCTCGAACGTCGTGCTCGCCGAGCTGTCGTGGACCGACGCCGAGCAGACGCAGGCCATCGACCGCGTGCACCGCATCGGCCAGGAGGAGCCCGTCACCGCGTGGCGCGTCATCGCCGCGCAGACCATCGACACGAAGATCGCCGAGCTGATCGACTCGAAGGCCGGGCTCGCCGCCCGCGCCCTCGACGGGTCGGACGCCGAGATCACGTCGTCGAGCGACGTGCAGCTCGGCGCGCTCGTCGCGCTGCTGACCGACGCGCTGGCCGCGTCGCCGTCCGCGCGCAAGGCTGCGCCGCAGCGCCGCCGCTAG
- a CDS encoding FAD-dependent oxidoreductase produces MTSLWLDVLRPIPTDDFEPLASYDDVIVGAGLTGLVTALLFARRGHTVAVLEAGTVGGLATGSSSGLVSLLQGAQLQKIRQRTYQGVVDAYAEGSREAFSWLLDYTEGAGVDVERRDAYSYATTRRGLERVDSEYFVGRRAGLDLVKTLKVDVPFNTLGAVRLRDQAQLDPRELVAALAADVRALGGIIVENAHVTGVEAGDPATTHTSQGDVRSERVHLTTGAPILDRGLYFAKTTPRRSLGMAFSGVDDDDLPGALYRSVDAPSRSIRRHRGDLIVSGNTHGTGRAASETALAQDLEDWTTAHWPAARRRRAWSGQDYATLHGVPFVGFLPRGRGRVFVATGYDSWGMTNAVSAARMLVADVIGDDSPWMTTLHHRVTLPAAIGWGLGANAAVAWHFARGWTKALATPVSAGELPGEGEGVVGSEGLSPVARSTVAGESCALSAVCPHLGGIVSWNDQESTWDCPLHGSRFTPRGEVIEGPATRGMTPRPL; encoded by the coding sequence ATGACGTCGCTCTGGCTCGACGTGCTCCGCCCCATCCCCACCGACGACTTCGAGCCGCTGGCGAGCTACGACGACGTGATTGTCGGAGCAGGCCTCACCGGCCTCGTCACCGCGCTCCTCTTCGCCCGGCGCGGGCACACCGTCGCCGTGCTCGAGGCCGGCACGGTCGGCGGGCTCGCCACGGGCAGCTCGTCCGGGCTCGTCAGCCTCCTGCAGGGCGCGCAGCTGCAGAAGATCCGGCAGCGCACCTACCAGGGTGTCGTCGACGCCTACGCGGAGGGCAGCCGGGAGGCGTTCTCGTGGCTCCTCGACTACACCGAGGGCGCCGGGGTCGACGTCGAGCGGCGCGACGCCTACAGCTACGCGACCACGAGGCGGGGGCTCGAGCGCGTCGACTCCGAGTACTTCGTCGGCCGGCGCGCCGGCCTCGACCTCGTCAAGACCCTCAAGGTCGACGTCCCCTTCAACACGCTCGGCGCCGTGCGCCTCCGCGACCAGGCGCAGCTCGACCCGCGCGAGCTCGTGGCGGCGCTCGCGGCCGACGTCCGGGCCCTCGGCGGGATCATCGTCGAGAACGCGCATGTGACCGGGGTCGAGGCGGGCGATCCCGCGACGACGCACACCTCGCAGGGGGACGTCCGGAGCGAGCGGGTGCACCTGACGACAGGGGCGCCGATCCTGGACCGCGGCCTCTACTTCGCCAAGACGACCCCGCGCCGCTCGCTCGGCATGGCGTTCTCCGGCGTCGACGACGACGACCTCCCGGGCGCCCTCTACCGCTCGGTCGACGCGCCGTCGCGGAGCATCCGGCGGCACCGAGGCGACCTGATCGTCAGCGGGAACACGCACGGCACCGGCCGGGCGGCCTCCGAGACGGCGCTCGCGCAGGATCTCGAGGACTGGACGACGGCGCACTGGCCGGCGGCCCGCAGGCGCCGGGCCTGGAGCGGGCAGGACTACGCGACCCTGCACGGCGTCCCGTTCGTCGGCTTCCTGCCGCGCGGCCGCGGCCGCGTCTTCGTCGCGACCGGCTACGACTCGTGGGGGATGACGAACGCGGTGAGCGCCGCCAGGATGCTCGTGGCCGACGTGATCGGCGACGACTCGCCCTGGATGACGACCCTCCATCACCGCGTCACGCTGCCTGCCGCGATCGGCTGGGGCCTCGGCGCGAACGCCGCGGTCGCCTGGCACTTCGCCCGCGGCTGGACGAAGGCGCTCGCGACGCCCGTCTCGGCCGGCGAGCTGCCCGGCGAGGGCGAGGGCGTGGTCGGCTCCGAGGGCCTGTCGCCGGTGGCGCGGTCGACGGTCGCGGGGGAGTCCTGCGCCCTCTCGGCCGTCTGCCCGCACCTCGGCGGGATCGTCTCGTGGAACGACCAGGAGTCCACCTGGGACTGCCCGCTGCACGGCTCCCGGTTCACCCCGCGCGGCGAGGTCATCGAGGGTCCCGCCACGCGAGGGATGACGCCGCGGCCGCTCTGA
- a CDS encoding mycoredoxin has protein sequence MTSTAAPTAYIPEAGTITMFSTGWCGYCARLKQQLTKDGIGFTEVNIEEVDGTAAIVESVNGGNQTVPTVIFPDGSTATNPSLAEVKSRL, from the coding sequence ATGACCTCGACCGCTGCTCCCACCGCCTACATCCCTGAAGCCGGCACCATCACGATGTTCTCGACGGGGTGGTGCGGCTACTGCGCTCGTCTGAAGCAGCAGCTGACGAAAGACGGCATCGGCTTCACCGAGGTGAACATCGAGGAGGTCGACGGCACCGCCGCGATCGTCGAGAGCGTCAACGGCGGCAATCAGACCGTGCCGACCGTGATCTTCCCCGACGGCTCCACCGCGACGAACCCGTCGCTGGCCGAGGTCAAGTCGCGCCTCTAG